A stretch of Microbulbifer sp. SAOS-129_SWC DNA encodes these proteins:
- the gcvH gene encoding glycine cleavage system protein GcvH, whose product MSEIRSELKYLSSHEWARLEEDGTVTVGISDHAQDALGDVVYVETPDVGTTLAAGDEAGVVESVKAASDVYAPVSGEVIEVNEALEDAPETVNSSPYDDGWFYRIKPSDVSELDKMLDAEAYKTESED is encoded by the coding sequence ATGAGTGAAATCCGCAGCGAACTGAAATACCTGTCCAGCCACGAGTGGGCGCGCCTGGAAGAGGACGGCACTGTGACCGTCGGCATCAGCGATCACGCCCAGGACGCGCTCGGCGATGTCGTCTATGTGGAAACCCCGGACGTGGGCACTACCCTGGCGGCTGGCGACGAAGCCGGTGTCGTTGAGTCCGTGAAAGCGGCCAGTGACGTTTACGCGCCGGTGTCCGGCGAGGTCATCGAAGTCAACGAAGCGCTGGAAGACGCGCCGGAAACCGTCAACTCCTCTCCGTATGACGATGGCTGGTTCTACCGCATCAAGCCGAGCGATGTCAGCGAGCTGGACAAGATGCTCGACGCCGAGGCCTACAAGACCGAATCCGAAGACTGA
- the gcvT gene encoding glycine cleavage system aminomethyltransferase GcvT → MGNRTPLYDTHVAMGGKIVDFGGWDMPLHYGSQLEEHNQVRTAAGMFDVSHMTVVDIDGDGARDYLRYLLANDVAKLDGNPGKALYTGMLNDKGGVIDDLIVYLRESGYRVVVNCATREKDLAWMQQHTAGFDVTLTERPHLAMVAIQGPQALDKVKEVLGIEWTAAIDDLKVFQSVARGDWFVARTGYTGEDGLEIMLAADDAPGFWRALADAGVAPCGLGARDTLRLEAGMNLYGHEMDEDTSPLVANMGWTIAWQPEERDFIGRGPLTEEKAGGVQQKLVGLVLEERGVLRADQAVVVDGSEDRGIITSGTFSPTLGHSIALARVPVNVGDTAQVEMRKKLVPVKVVKPCFVRNGKSVI, encoded by the coding sequence ATGGGAAACAGAACGCCTCTGTATGACACGCATGTCGCTATGGGCGGCAAAATAGTGGATTTTGGCGGTTGGGACATGCCGCTGCATTACGGCTCGCAGCTGGAGGAGCACAACCAGGTGCGCACCGCGGCCGGCATGTTCGATGTCTCCCATATGACCGTGGTGGATATCGACGGTGACGGCGCCCGCGATTATCTGCGCTACCTGCTCGCCAACGACGTGGCCAAACTCGACGGCAACCCCGGCAAGGCGCTGTACACCGGCATGCTCAACGACAAGGGCGGCGTTATCGATGACCTGATCGTCTACCTGCGCGAGTCGGGCTACCGCGTGGTGGTCAACTGTGCCACCCGCGAGAAGGATCTGGCGTGGATGCAGCAGCACACCGCCGGCTTCGACGTGACCCTGACCGAGCGCCCGCATCTGGCCATGGTCGCCATTCAGGGCCCGCAGGCGCTGGACAAGGTCAAAGAGGTACTGGGCATCGAGTGGACCGCCGCCATCGACGACCTCAAGGTGTTCCAGAGTGTCGCCCGCGGCGACTGGTTCGTGGCCCGCACCGGCTACACCGGTGAAGACGGTCTCGAGATCATGCTGGCCGCCGACGATGCACCGGGCTTCTGGCGTGCGCTGGCGGATGCCGGTGTGGCCCCCTGCGGACTCGGCGCGCGCGACACCCTGCGCCTGGAAGCGGGTATGAACCTGTACGGCCACGAGATGGACGAGGATACCTCGCCGCTGGTGGCCAACATGGGCTGGACCATCGCCTGGCAGCCGGAAGAGCGCGATTTTATCGGCCGCGGCCCGCTGACCGAGGAAAAGGCCGGCGGTGTGCAGCAGAAACTGGTGGGCCTGGTGCTCGAGGAGCGCGGTGTACTGCGCGCCGACCAGGCAGTGGTAGTGGACGGCAGCGAAGACCGCGGTATCATCACCAGCGGCACTTTTTCCCCGACCCTGGGCCACTCCATCGCACTGGCGCGGGTACCGGTGAACGTGGGCGACACCGCCCAGGTGGAAATGCGCAAGAAGCTGGTGCCGGTCAAGGTGGTAAAACCCTGTTTCGTGCGCAACGGCAAGTCGGTGATCTGA
- a CDS encoding DUF5916 domain-containing protein — protein sequence MHLFLPARRQLGRLALVSALSSLFCHSALAAAPVTESPLVVRGDNIAVPHVERSAVIDGVLDDGIWDSATRVPLNYETRPRENVPPTVTTDAYLVEDGRTLYIAFVASDPRPEEIRAFMRGRDSAYADDFVGVTLDTFNDQRRAFEFFANPLGVQMDLINDDVNGNEDDSWNATWDSAGEIGEDGYVVEMAIPLNILRFQGGLKTQVWGVDLLRFRPRKDRERISNNPLDRDRSCYLCQLGKLEGFRSAEPGRNLEIVPTTTASRSESRDPEAGEDWQNGDGNTEMGVDMRWGISANSTLNATLNPDFSQVEADVAQLDVNTNFSLFYPERRPFFLDSADYFETFLPIVHTRNIGSPDYGVKFTSKADNNTTGVFVADDQQTNFVVPGVESSDIANYDSTSQNAVVRYRRDFGQGSTVGALVTSRSAEDYLNQVYGVDGKYRLNENDSLEAQLLASKSENPQQVQDDYELAATQSDTAGQLRYRHNSRNWSWKIAHQQFGKDFRSDLGFITQVGYQKSVAGLGHTWHGERDNWWNRIEMYGDWDITHDEDGRLLERELEGYVFLEGPLQLHVEFGGLTRVQDFAGELYDQQLLSLYSEFRPLPGLYFGAYTRVGDAIDYDNNRAGDMVQFDPKITWNIGRHLEARLRHNYRTLDVDGGRLFTANLTDLRLSYQFNNRSALRLTLQHADIERDLALYLDTEDLSQQNRSLGSQLLYSYKVNPQTVFFLGYSDQALDNDALDRMEKTDRSVFLKLSYAWLPD from the coding sequence ATGCATCTCTTTCTTCCGGCCAGGCGCCAGCTCGGCCGTCTTGCGCTCGTATCTGCGCTTTCCAGCCTGTTCTGCCACAGCGCGCTCGCCGCCGCCCCGGTGACGGAGTCTCCTCTGGTAGTGCGCGGCGACAACATCGCCGTCCCCCACGTCGAGCGGTCCGCGGTGATCGACGGGGTGCTGGATGACGGCATCTGGGACAGCGCCACCCGCGTGCCGCTCAACTATGAAACCCGGCCGCGGGAGAATGTGCCGCCGACGGTGACAACCGACGCCTACCTGGTGGAAGACGGCCGCACCCTGTATATCGCCTTTGTCGCCAGCGACCCCCGCCCGGAAGAAATCCGCGCGTTCATGCGCGGTCGCGACAGTGCCTACGCCGACGACTTTGTCGGCGTCACCCTGGACACCTTCAACGACCAGCGCCGCGCCTTCGAGTTCTTTGCCAATCCGCTCGGCGTGCAAATGGACCTGATCAACGACGACGTCAACGGCAACGAGGACGACTCCTGGAATGCCACCTGGGACTCGGCCGGCGAGATCGGCGAGGACGGCTATGTAGTGGAGATGGCCATACCGCTGAATATCCTGCGCTTCCAGGGCGGCCTCAAAACCCAGGTGTGGGGCGTCGACCTGCTGCGCTTCCGCCCGCGCAAGGACCGCGAGCGCATCTCCAACAACCCCCTGGATCGCGACCGCTCCTGCTACCTGTGCCAGCTGGGCAAACTGGAGGGCTTCCGCAGCGCCGAGCCCGGGCGCAATCTGGAGATAGTCCCCACCACCACCGCCTCGCGCAGCGAGAGCCGCGATCCGGAGGCCGGCGAGGACTGGCAAAACGGCGACGGCAATACCGAAATGGGTGTGGACATGCGCTGGGGTATCTCCGCCAACTCCACCCTCAACGCCACCCTCAACCCGGACTTCTCCCAGGTCGAAGCGGACGTGGCGCAGCTGGATGTAAACACCAACTTCTCGCTCTTTTACCCGGAGCGGCGCCCGTTCTTTCTCGACAGCGCCGACTATTTCGAAACCTTCCTGCCGATCGTGCACACGCGCAATATCGGCAGCCCGGACTACGGGGTGAAGTTCACCAGCAAGGCCGACAACAACACTACCGGTGTGTTTGTCGCCGACGACCAGCAGACCAATTTCGTCGTCCCCGGGGTGGAGAGCTCGGATATCGCCAACTACGACAGCACCAGCCAGAACGCCGTGGTGCGCTACCGGCGCGACTTCGGCCAGGGCTCCACCGTCGGCGCGCTGGTCACCAGCCGCAGCGCCGAGGACTACCTGAACCAGGTCTACGGTGTCGATGGCAAATACCGCCTCAATGAGAACGACAGCCTCGAAGCGCAGCTGCTCGCCTCAAAATCGGAGAACCCGCAACAGGTGCAGGACGACTACGAGCTGGCGGCAACGCAGAGCGATACCGCCGGCCAGCTGCGCTACCGCCACAACTCGCGCAACTGGTCGTGGAAAATCGCCCACCAGCAGTTCGGCAAGGATTTCCGTTCCGATCTCGGCTTTATCACCCAGGTCGGGTACCAGAAGTCCGTCGCCGGTCTCGGCCACACCTGGCACGGCGAGCGCGACAACTGGTGGAACCGCATCGAGATGTACGGCGACTGGGATATCACCCACGACGAGGACGGCAGGTTGCTGGAGCGGGAACTGGAGGGCTACGTGTTTCTGGAGGGGCCGCTGCAACTGCACGTGGAGTTCGGCGGCCTGACCCGCGTGCAGGATTTCGCCGGCGAGCTGTACGACCAGCAACTGCTGTCGCTCTACAGCGAGTTCCGCCCGCTGCCCGGACTCTACTTCGGTGCCTATACCCGCGTCGGCGACGCCATCGACTACGACAACAACCGCGCCGGCGACATGGTGCAGTTCGACCCGAAGATCACCTGGAATATCGGCCGCCATCTCGAAGCGCGCCTGCGGCACAATTACCGCACCCTCGATGTCGATGGCGGGCGCCTGTTTACCGCCAACCTGACCGACCTGCGCCTGAGCTACCAGTTCAACAACCGCAGCGCCCTGCGGCTGACCCTGCAGCATGCGGATATCGAACGGGACCTGGCGCTGTACCTGGACACCGAGGACCTGTCCCAGCAGAACCGCAGCCTCGGTTCGCAACTGCTCTACTCCTACAAGGTCAATCCGCAGACGGTGTTTTTCCTCGGCTATTCCGACCAGGCGCTGGACAATGACGCGCTCGACCGGATGGAAAAAACCGACCGCTCGGTGTTCCTGAAATTGAGCTACGCCTGGCTGCCCGACTGA
- a CDS encoding 2OG-Fe(II) oxygenase, with amino-acid sequence MHNTAATPPDQHGPHGGDPFDPIAAALREHGYVVLPAPLPPSLLGALLRHFRSIDPGQFKRAGIGREDEHQLNRFVRGDEIFWLDRGNPAVQAYLSWMEELRLGLNRRLFLGLFDYECHYAYYDRGTFYKKHLDAFKGNTNRMVSTVLYLTPNWQPRDGGELLVYPPDSMAVAAEPLLKVAPRFGQMVIFLSEEFPHEVLTVNRPRYSVTGWFRVNNSLGDAIDPAR; translated from the coding sequence TTGCACAACACCGCTGCGACACCGCCGGACCAGCACGGTCCCCACGGTGGCGACCCCTTTGACCCCATCGCTGCCGCACTGCGTGAACACGGCTATGTGGTGCTGCCCGCGCCACTGCCGCCGAGCCTGCTCGGCGCCCTGCTGCGCCACTTCAGGTCCATCGACCCGGGGCAATTCAAGCGGGCCGGTATCGGCCGCGAGGACGAACACCAGCTAAACCGCTTCGTGCGCGGTGACGAGATTTTCTGGCTGGATCGGGGCAACCCGGCGGTGCAGGCCTATTTGAGCTGGATGGAGGAACTGCGCCTGGGGCTGAACCGGCGCCTGTTTCTGGGGCTGTTCGACTACGAGTGCCACTACGCCTATTACGACCGCGGCACCTTCTACAAAAAGCACCTGGACGCCTTCAAGGGCAACACCAACCGCATGGTCAGCACGGTGCTCTACCTGACCCCCAACTGGCAGCCCCGCGACGGTGGCGAGCTGTTGGTCTATCCACCGGACAGCATGGCCGTAGCCGCGGAACCGCTGCTGAAGGTGGCACCGCGTTTCGGTCAGATGGTGATTTTTCTCAGCGAGGAATTTCCCCACGAAGTGCTGACGGTCAACCGGCCGCGCTACAGTGTTACCGGCTGGTTCCGGGTCAACAACAGCCTCGGCGACGCCATCGACCCGGCGCGCTGA
- a CDS encoding CBS domain-containing protein, which yields MKNFDFFQLQDFDKLVFPDEFSELSLDSPALSFVSDFKSHHPSLLTPAVSARNAAQIMSAGHLSAVLVVDRDGTFTGLLTAEDVTYQSIMQRVASGTPREELTVGDLMRPRGDLKMLSYQQVANSSIRDVLDAMRRNRQRDCLVVDLHNHHVRGLISASEVGMRLHADIDIDAAPTFADLWRSMAPVH from the coding sequence ATGAAGAACTTTGATTTTTTCCAACTGCAGGATTTCGACAAACTGGTATTCCCGGATGAGTTTAGCGAGTTGTCGCTGGATTCCCCTGCACTCAGTTTCGTGTCGGATTTCAAGAGTCACCACCCGTCGTTGCTGACGCCGGCAGTGTCGGCGCGCAATGCCGCGCAGATCATGAGTGCCGGTCACCTGAGCGCGGTGCTGGTAGTGGACCGCGACGGCACCTTTACCGGCCTGCTTACCGCCGAGGATGTCACCTACCAGAGCATCATGCAGCGCGTTGCTTCCGGCACGCCGCGAGAGGAATTGACCGTGGGCGACCTGATGCGCCCGCGCGGTGATCTGAAAATGCTGAGTTACCAGCAGGTGGCGAACAGCAGTATCCGCGACGTGCTCGACGCGATGCGTCGCAACCGCCAGCGCGACTGCCTGGTAGTGGATCTGCACAACCACCACGTGCGCGGCCTGATCAGTGCTTCCGAGGTGGGTATGCGCCTGCACGCTGACATCGATATCGATGCCGCGCCGACCTTCGCCGACCTGTGGCGGAGCATGGCACCGGTGCACTGA
- a CDS encoding CNNM domain-containing protein, whose protein sequence is MLLLIVYVLVALGFSFLCSIAESVILSVTMPYITLLERDGHRAGRLLRRLKQDINAPLAAILTLNTVAHTAGAAGAGAQAAAVFGNNYLGLASAVLTLLILVFSEIIPKTLGAVYWRRLAPLTAYILRFLVWILYPFVKMAEWLTRGLSGGTTLTGFSREEFAVMAELGAAEGQLERRESNILRNLFFTLRDHSVREVMTPRTVVYSLSREATVQQAYEDVERSRFTRIPIYERDDPDCVVGFVLKGELLLAYARGRGADKLVDYRRDLLVLPETATIYQAFQKMLARRMQISAVVDEYGGLEGLVTLEDLLETLLGEEIVDEADKTPDRQALARRLWRWRSKRHGLKVDEAAQQAHDKEELDDNGDDGQPPQN, encoded by the coding sequence ATGTTGTTACTGATTGTTTATGTGCTGGTGGCACTCGGCTTTTCCTTCCTGTGCTCGATTGCCGAGTCGGTCATTCTCAGTGTCACCATGCCCTATATCACGCTGCTGGAGCGCGATGGCCACCGCGCCGGGCGGCTGCTGCGCCGGCTGAAACAGGACATCAACGCGCCGCTGGCGGCGATTTTAACCCTCAACACCGTCGCCCACACCGCCGGCGCTGCCGGTGCCGGCGCCCAGGCGGCGGCGGTGTTCGGCAATAATTACCTGGGGCTGGCGTCGGCGGTGCTGACGCTGCTGATCCTGGTGTTTTCGGAAATTATCCCCAAGACCTTGGGCGCGGTTTACTGGCGCCGATTGGCACCGTTGACCGCCTATATCCTGCGTTTTCTGGTATGGATATTGTATCCATTTGTAAAGATGGCTGAGTGGCTGACCCGCGGCCTGTCCGGTGGCACCACGCTGACCGGATTCAGCCGCGAAGAGTTTGCGGTGATGGCCGAGCTGGGCGCCGCCGAGGGGCAACTGGAGCGGCGCGAGTCGAATATTCTGCGCAATCTGTTTTTCACCCTGCGCGACCACTCGGTGCGCGAGGTGATGACGCCGCGCACCGTGGTGTATTCGCTGTCGCGGGAGGCGACTGTGCAGCAGGCCTATGAGGACGTGGAAAGGAGCCGCTTTACCCGCATCCCGATTTACGAGCGCGACGACCCGGACTGCGTGGTCGGGTTTGTGCTGAAAGGGGAATTGCTACTGGCCTACGCGCGCGGGCGCGGTGCCGACAAGCTGGTCGACTACCGCCGCGACCTGCTGGTACTGCCGGAGACGGCCACGATTTATCAGGCGTTCCAGAAGATGCTCGCGCGGCGCATGCAGATCAGCGCGGTGGTGGACGAGTACGGCGGCCTCGAAGGGCTGGTCACGCTCGAAGACCTGCTGGAAACACTGCTCGGCGAGGAAATCGTCGACGAAGCGGACAAGACGCCGGACCGGCAGGCGCTGGCGCGACGCCTGTGGCGCTGGCGTTCAAAACGCCATGGATTAAAAGTAGACGAAGCGGCGCAACAGGCGCATGATAAGGAAGAATTGGACGACAACGGCGATGACGGGCAGCCGCCTCAAAATTGA
- a CDS encoding rhomboid family intramembrane serine protease — protein sequence MSHWTTLREFPLDQDLTELARFIQRCHLPLRISEEGNRQRLSTPDPRLGDLLLPLLDRWSAGELDLDQVRVEPVPAEPPEAGPAPDNAATDAADTSADNTSADNPGTEPPPAAPAQAVSTLPSWPWHRTPLSLVLIALCFIGWLVVRENLEQLLAIYPQPSGGFSPGNSSLAWHLRNGEYWRLWTPAILHFSLPHALFNAMGIWILGRPLEARAGKLAFAALVLIAAPVSNLAQYYWSPQILFGGMSGVVYALGGSVFVLQRWQPQWSDVPAGIVALMVGWLLICATGLFTFIFGVGIANAAHLGGFVSGLLLTALYCLAGGAKNFAASGVRENDTTA from the coding sequence TTGAGCCACTGGACCACGCTCCGCGAATTTCCCCTCGACCAGGACCTCACCGAACTGGCGCGCTTTATCCAGCGCTGCCACCTGCCCCTGCGTATCAGCGAGGAGGGCAACCGCCAGCGGTTGTCCACACCGGATCCGCGCCTCGGCGATCTGCTGTTGCCGCTGCTGGACCGCTGGAGTGCCGGCGAGCTCGACCTCGACCAGGTGCGCGTGGAACCGGTACCCGCAGAACCGCCCGAGGCTGGGCCGGCGCCCGACAATGCTGCTACCGATGCGGCGGACACCTCTGCCGACAACACCTCCGCCGACAACCCCGGCACCGAACCGCCCCCGGCGGCGCCAGCGCAGGCGGTGTCGACACTGCCGAGCTGGCCGTGGCACCGCACCCCGCTGAGCCTTGTGCTGATCGCGCTGTGTTTTATCGGCTGGTTGGTCGTGCGCGAAAACCTGGAGCAGTTGCTGGCCATTTACCCACAGCCCAGCGGCGGGTTCAGCCCGGGCAATTCGAGCCTGGCCTGGCACCTGCGCAACGGTGAATACTGGCGGCTGTGGACGCCGGCGATTCTGCATTTCTCGCTGCCGCACGCGCTGTTCAATGCGATGGGTATCTGGATTCTGGGGCGGCCGCTGGAAGCGCGCGCCGGCAAGCTGGCGTTCGCGGCGCTGGTGCTGATCGCGGCGCCGGTGTCCAACCTGGCGCAGTACTACTGGTCGCCACAGATATTATTCGGCGGTATGTCCGGTGTGGTGTACGCACTGGGTGGTAGCGTATTCGTGTTGCAGCGCTGGCAGCCGCAGTGGAGTGATGTGCCCGCGGGCATCGTCGCACTGATGGTCGGGTGGCTGTTGATCTGCGCGACCGGTTTATTCACGTTTATTTTTGGTGTCGGCATTGCCAATGCGGCGCATCTGGGGGGATTCGTCAGCGGGCTGTTGCTCACCGCACTCTACTGCCTCGCCGGGGGCGCAAAAAATTTTGCCGCGAGCGGCGTTCGTGAAAATGATACGACCGCCTGA
- a CDS encoding UbiH/UbiF/VisC/COQ6 family ubiquinone biosynthesis hydroxylase: MNRQRLDIAIVGAGMVGLAQAALLAVRHPQLQIAVLEASTEAPQVSDTHHDPRVVALTGASRALLEEVGVWEQIGARACPYTEMRVWDAEGTGSVCFNSRDVQLPDLGHIVENNVVVSALRACLEALPHVELVTGFRLESWWRDCGLWHLQPRSDRVNVIEGLEENSEILRTRLLIGADGARSRVRDLLHIRCRDTDYHQTALVCVAECEKPHQHTARQRFLKSGPLAFLPLAGLGDDRHCAVVWSADETLARELVMLDDQAFALNLEKAFESRLGNIISVSERFSFPLRARHAESYYGPGAVLIGDAAHSIHPLAGQGVNLGLQDVQVLSEEIARALKRGLDPADTSVLARYQRRRRGDNAATLKAMSTFKSLFGAGDLHWRWLRNTGLSMVDASPLLKKRIILRAMAV; this comes from the coding sequence ATGAACAGACAACGTTTGGACATCGCAATCGTCGGCGCCGGCATGGTCGGGCTGGCCCAGGCCGCGCTGCTGGCAGTGCGCCACCCGCAGCTGCAGATCGCCGTGCTGGAGGCGTCCACCGAGGCGCCGCAGGTGTCCGACACGCACCACGATCCGCGTGTGGTGGCCCTGACTGGCGCGTCGCGCGCGTTGCTGGAGGAAGTCGGCGTCTGGGAGCAGATCGGCGCGCGCGCCTGCCCCTACACCGAAATGCGCGTCTGGGACGCCGAGGGCACCGGTTCCGTGTGCTTCAACAGCCGCGATGTACAGCTGCCGGACCTGGGGCATATCGTCGAGAACAATGTGGTGGTGTCGGCCCTGCGCGCGTGTCTCGAGGCGCTGCCGCACGTAGAGCTGGTCACCGGCTTCCGCCTCGAGAGCTGGTGGCGCGACTGCGGCCTGTGGCACCTGCAGCCGCGCAGCGACCGCGTCAACGTGATCGAGGGGCTGGAGGAAAACAGCGAGATACTGCGCACCCGCCTGCTGATCGGCGCCGACGGGGCGCGCTCGCGGGTACGCGACCTGCTGCACATCCGCTGCCGCGATACCGACTACCACCAGACCGCGCTGGTGTGTGTGGCCGAGTGCGAAAAACCGCACCAGCACACCGCCCGGCAGCGCTTCCTGAAGAGCGGCCCGCTGGCATTCCTGCCGCTGGCCGGGCTCGGTGACGATCGCCACTGCGCGGTGGTCTGGTCCGCGGACGAGACGCTGGCCCGGGAGCTGGTGATGCTCGACGACCAGGCTTTTGCGCTGAATCTGGAGAAGGCCTTTGAGAGCCGTCTCGGCAATATCATCTCGGTCAGCGAGCGCTTCTCTTTTCCGCTGCGCGCGCGCCACGCCGAGTCCTATTACGGCCCCGGCGCGGTGTTGATCGGCGACGCCGCCCACAGTATTCACCCCCTCGCCGGCCAGGGCGTCAACCTGGGCCTGCAGGATGTGCAGGTGCTCAGCGAGGAGATCGCGCGCGCGCTCAAGCGCGGCCTCGACCCGGCGGACACCTCGGTGCTGGCGCGCTACCAGCGCCGTCGCCGCGGCGACAACGCCGCCACCCTCAAGGCCATGAGCACGTTCAAGTCCCTGTTCGGCGCCGGCGACCTGCACTGGCGCTGGCTGCGTAACACCGGATTGAGTATGGTGGACGCCAGCCCGCTGCTGAAGAAACGCATTATTCTGCGCGCGATGGCGGTTTAG
- the ubiH gene encoding 2-octaprenyl-6-methoxyphenyl hydroxylase: MTADNKQSEQPATGVDVAIVGGGMAGASLALMLAHYCPQLSLALLERQPLPDPQASLQLPSFDTRATALAAGSLQLFAELGLWPALREHCAPIEHIGVSDRGRAAGIALRAPEEPHASFDGMLGAVIENAALGPLLHRALARTGVQLLAPAQVDSVQMHEDSAQLQWRAGDREHTLRARLLVIADGTDSPLCRQLGIDIERVSYRQRALVTTVGLAQPHGNRAYERFTDAGPMALLPLPPRGGQHRMALVWTCEAADAETLAALPERDFVARLQRAFGWRAGRIERAGRLHSYPLSLSLAREQWRRNLALVGNCAHFLHPVAGQGFNLTLRDSYGLAQTLAREDLARNSPGQLDLLEGFGRQRRRDQQLTIGFSDRVPPLFAAPGLMARGLRQVGLLGLALAPPLRAGFVGQAAGFGL, encoded by the coding sequence GTGACCGCAGACAATAAACAGTCCGAACAGCCCGCGACCGGGGTGGACGTCGCCATCGTCGGCGGCGGCATGGCCGGGGCCAGCCTGGCGCTGATGCTGGCGCACTACTGCCCGCAGCTGTCGCTGGCGTTGCTCGAGCGCCAGCCGCTGCCGGATCCGCAGGCCAGCCTGCAGCTGCCGAGTTTCGATACCCGCGCCACCGCGCTGGCCGCCGGCAGCCTGCAGCTGTTCGCCGAGCTGGGGTTGTGGCCGGCACTGCGCGAACACTGTGCACCGATCGAGCATATCGGTGTCAGCGATCGCGGCCGCGCCGCCGGCATAGCGCTGCGCGCGCCCGAGGAGCCCCACGCCAGTTTCGATGGCATGCTCGGTGCGGTGATCGAGAATGCCGCGCTGGGGCCGCTGTTGCACCGGGCGCTGGCGCGCACCGGGGTGCAGCTGCTGGCGCCGGCGCAGGTCGACTCGGTGCAGATGCATGAGGACAGCGCGCAGCTGCAGTGGCGCGCCGGCGATCGCGAGCACACATTACGCGCGCGCCTGCTGGTGATCGCCGACGGCACCGACTCGCCGCTGTGCCGCCAGCTGGGGATTGATATCGAGCGGGTCAGCTACCGCCAGCGCGCGCTGGTGACCACAGTCGGCCTGGCGCAGCCCCACGGCAACCGCGCCTACGAGCGCTTTACCGACGCCGGCCCGATGGCGCTGCTGCCGCTGCCGCCGCGGGGCGGCCAGCACCGCATGGCGCTGGTGTGGACCTGTGAAGCGGCTGACGCCGAGACGCTGGCGGCGCTGCCGGAGCGCGACTTCGTGGCCCGCTTGCAGCGCGCCTTCGGCTGGCGCGCCGGGCGTATCGAACGCGCCGGCCGGCTGCACAGCTACCCGCTGAGCCTGTCGCTGGCGCGCGAGCAGTGGCGCCGCAATCTGGCGCTGGTGGGCAATTGCGCCCACTTCCTGCACCCGGTGGCGGGGCAGGGCTTCAACCTGACCCTGCGCGACAGCTACGGCCTGGCGCAGACGCTCGCCCGTGAAGATCTGGCGCGAAATTCACCCGGGCAGCTAGACTTGTTAGAAGGATTCGGGCGCCAACGGCGGCGGGATCAACAGTTGACCATTGGCTTCAGTGACCGCGTCCCGCCGCTGTTTGCGGCCCCGGGCCTGATGGCGCGGGGGCTGCGGCAGGTGGGGCTGCTGGGGCTGGCGCTGGCACCGCCACTGCGCGCTGGTTTTGTCGGCCAGGCGGCCGGATTTGGGCTTTAA